The following DNA comes from Simkania negevensis Z.
TGTCTTTCAAATCTTTCAAGCAGTTCAAGACCAAAACCTTGAGGCAATTGAATCCATCATGCATGAGAAAGACTCAACACCTTACATGGCAGCTGGCCTTTTCGACCGGCTTTCTACGGAAAATCACGCTCATTTGGTTAGCTTAGCTATCTCTCTTTCAAAAAAACTTGGTAATCAATCATTTACAGTAAAACTCATGCTCGCCCAAAGAAGAGGCGCTATTTGAGTACGTTGAATCCGCCTCTTCACGAGGTGGGTTCATTTTTCTATAATTTATTGCAATACAACAACTTAATAATTAATTTAAAATAATAGTTAATATTAATTAAATATTTTGCTATAATATTAATTACATTAAATATAAGAAGCTTGGGGAAGCTATGAAAGGGAGTAAACAAGGCAGCGTTGCCATCTCACTTAATTACTTCAATATCATTCCAAATACAGCCATTTTGCTCATTTGGCAAGAGCCAATTGATCAAGTCATGCTGGGTTTTTTCCCCTTGATTTTGAACTTTTAAAGAAAGGGAAGAAACAATGTCTGAAACACGTCCACTAGACTCCGGCAGAGGAATCGCTCTACCTACTATTAGAGAAGAAACAAGACCACAAGCATCTGGGGACAGAAGAACCGTTGAAGTTGCAGCATCAATGGGATTAGAAACCTCAACTTCAACTCGTGTCTATCAACCAAAAGAGTTTGGAAAACAAGAGTCGACACCAGGCTATGGGACTACAGCAACTAGCTTTATCAATTCTCGGGCTGTATTAAGAGGTGCAACACTCAATTGGGACAAAGAACGTCTCGTCTCAGGAAAGCTCGACCAGTACCAGAAAATTGGTGGCGAACCTTTGACTCTGACAACAAAGACTGGTGATCGAATTTCCGCTTTCCATTTTGATGTAAAAAATTTCCATCAAGAAATCGAAAAAATGGGCGGCAAAGCTACTTCTCTCGAAGTTCAACTTAATCACCCGTTTTTTGAAAGGGCGCAGCCTGTCAATGTGAAAACAGGAACAGGTGAGAAAAGTGCAGACGGTGTACGCATACCCTATAGTGCTGAACTAGAATCTGAATTTAAAAATCCTGGTGACTTTCTCAAGTTTTGCCAAAAGATGGGCTATGATATTTATTGGGAAAATGGGATGCAACCTTTTGAGACTGCTTCATGGTGGCATTTTAATTCGATGAAACAAAACCTCATTTTAGTTTCAAAGTTTGATACCCCCTTACTCAAAACTGGAATCCAATCCAATTCAATTCAAGTTGAAACCGCCCCCGAATTTGGTATGTCATTTACCTTTTTTAGTCATGAGCCTCTTCGATCAAAAGCTTATGTGTTTGACGAAGCGCATGCAGAAGAAGCTTCTAATCTCTTTTGTGGAGCATTAAACGGTGGCAAGGGGTTAAAAATTGAAAACTCATCCTGGAACATGATTTCTTACGAAGGCAAAGTCTACTTTCTTGAAAACCCTGCAGTAGAACAGGCAATGAATTTTATGGAAATGAAAGACTTAAAAGGCCTTGGATCAATCACCCTTTCTTCGAGACCGATCATACAACCAAAGCTAGACGCAGAGCGTGCGACAGTGGTTCTTTCAATGAACCAAACAAACAGTTTTGCTTCCTATTCACATGAAATTCTCACTTTCCTTTTT
Coding sequences within:
- a CDS encoding alpha/beta hydrolase family protein — its product is MSETRPLDSGRGIALPTIREETRPQASGDRRTVEVAASMGLETSTSTRVYQPKEFGKQESTPGYGTTATSFINSRAVLRGATLNWDKERLVSGKLDQYQKIGGEPLTLTTKTGDRISAFHFDVKNFHQEIEKMGGKATSLEVQLNHPFFERAQPVNVKTGTGEKSADGVRIPYSAELESEFKNPGDFLKFCQKMGYDIYWENGMQPFETASWWHFNSMKQNLILVSKFDTPLLKTGIQSNSIQVETAPEFGMSFTFFSHEPLRSKAYVFDEAHAEEASNLFCGALNGGKGLKIENSSWNMISYEGKVYFLENPAVEQAMNFMEMKDLKGLGSITLSSRPIIQPKLDAERATVVLSMNQTNSFASYSHEILTFLFAGVNVLAYDNAGKGLSEGSNSEQGMTEAIRSAGQYLREEKGLRQNQILFKGQCAGGLPSSEAAKMFPASHVWVDQAPNTFSGTAKGIALQKAKEASEDTNDSSWFKTFSGIIPYVAPLVSSVASLALPSYNVVDNLKENHGIQIYTIGVPDEKGYGGDEMVPSWERDEIEKAVRLNPMGHYLTITGGTHVTDWWLDPGVAKSVDKIFKRFSLSASLFPETPKTPEQVFEAYTQKPYQADSLTATEKSVLAVFEAVENEDFAAIDKIMNWEDAVTPWHSLGLRDFLSTTDHERLLNDAISFSKTLGHQAFTERLMLAKKNLTI